Proteins encoded by one window of Centroberyx gerrardi isolate f3 chromosome 21, fCenGer3.hap1.cur.20231027, whole genome shotgun sequence:
- the LOC139908956 gene encoding NACHT, LRR and PYD domains-containing protein 3-like isoform X2: MSQSEEREEGLPPSKTTLSGEHDSRTKAKSPVQQERPDSPEPSCVSMKSDWSMELPPYFKDKHPSENMIQQERPDSPEPSCVSMKSDRSMIRPLNFKDKHPSENMIQQERPDSPEPSCVSMKSDRSMLLPIYFKRKHLSETRIQQERPDSPEPSCVSMKSDRSKRRCIDFKDGQHSAEQRVHHQRKEVSSGQSAQEHQTDLDSIFMLLEENIVTFVKNELKRVQRVLSPDYPECSEKQREDEEVVVDGEEDEQRRSSREAFLEITLYFLRRMKQEELADFLQSKAFAPICQRELKSDLKEKFQCVFEGIAKAGNPTLLNQIYTELHITEGGSGEVNDEHEVRQIEAASRKPVRPETTIKCEDSFKPLPGRDKPIRTVMTKGVAGIGKTVLTQKFSLDWAEDKANQDIQFIFPLTFRELNLLKGKKYSLVKLLHHFFNGTNESGICRFDKFQVVFIFDGLDECRLPLDFQNNKILTDVTESTSVDVLLTNLIKGKLLPSARLWITTRPAAANQIPPECVDMVTEVRGFTDPQKEEYFRKRFRDEEQASRIISHIKTSRSLHIMCHIPVFCWITATVLEHVLKTSERGDLPKTLTEMYIHFLVVQSKQGNVKYHGRAETDPHWTTESRKMILSLGKLAFEELEKGNLIFYEADLTECGIDIRAASVYSGVFTQIFKEERGLNQDKVFCFVHLSIQEFLAAVYVIVSFIDSGVNLLSETQSTSRDKSQVNHLYQSAVDKALQSPNGHLDLLLRFLLGLSLETNQILLRGLLTQTGSSSQTNQETVHYIKEKIRENPSPERNINLFHCLNELNDCSLLEEIQQYLRSGSLSRARLSPAQWPALVFILLSSEEELDMFDLKKYSASEEALLRLLPVVKASNKSVLSGCNLSERSCEALASVLSSQSSSLRELDLSNNDLQDSGVKLLSAGLQSPHCRLETLRLSGCLLTEEGCASLASALSSNPSHLRELDLSYNHPGASGVKLLSAGLEDPHWRLDSLSVDHGGVQRLKPGVRKYACELTLDPNTANRKLFLSRDNRKVTRVREEQRYPDHPERFDRCPQLLCRNGLTGRCYWEVERKGRVSIGVTYRGIRRRGEGDDCRLGGNEKSWSLICSVNSYSVWHNNRETFIPSSSSSDSDRVAVYLDWPAGSLSFYRVSSDTLIHIHTFHSTFTEPLYPAFWCVWFDSSVSLVR; encoded by the exons atgagtcagtctgaggagagagaggaggggctccctccctctaaaaccactctgtctggggaacatgacagccggaccaaagctaagag cccagtccagcaggagagaccagactcccctgaacccagctgtgtgtccatgaagagtgactggtcTATGGAGCTACCTCCATATTTTAAAGATAAACATCCTTCTGAAAATAT gatccagcaggagagaccagactcccctgaacccagttgtgtgtccatgaagagtgaccggtctaTGATTAGACCTCTAAATTTTAAAGATAAACATCCTTCTGAAAATAT gatccagcaggagagaccagactcccctgaacccagttgtgtgtccatgaagagtgaccggtctaTGCTGCTACctatttattttaaaagaaaacatctttctGAAACAAG gatccagcaggagagaccagactcccctgaacccagctgtgtttCCATGAAGAGCGACCGGTCTAAGCGTCGCTGTATTGACTTCAAAGATGGACAGCACTCTGCTGAGCAAAG agtTCACCATCAAAGGAAAGAGGTTTCCAGTGGCCAGTCTGCtcaggagcatcaaacagacctggactccatatttatg CTTCTTGAGGAGAACATTGTCacttttgtgaagaacgagctgaaaagggtccagagggttctgagtccagattacccagaatgctcagagaagcagagggaggatgaggaggtggtggtggatgGTGAGGAGGacgagcagaggaggagcagcagagaggcttttctggAGATCACACtgtacttcctgaggagaatgaagcaggaggagctggctgactttctgcagagca aagCTTTTGCTCCCATTTGCCAACGTGAACTCAAATCTgatctgaaggagaagtttcagtgtgtgtttgaggggattgctaaagcaggaaacccaacacttctgaatcagatctacacagagcttcacatcacagagggagggagtggagaggtcaatgatgaacatgaggtcagacagattgaagcagcatccaggaaaccagtgagaccagaaacaacaatcaaatgtgaagatagctttaaacccttacctggaagagataaaccaatcagaacagtgatgacaaagggagtggctggcattgggaaaacagtcttaacacagaagttcagtctggactgggctgaagacaaagccaaccaggatatacagttcataTTTCCACTgactttccgagagctgaatctgctgaaagggaaaaagtacagcttggtgaaacttcttcatcacttctttaatGGCACCAATGAatcaggaatctgcaggtttgacaagttccaggttgtgttcatctttgacggtctggatgagtgtcgacttcctctagacttccagaacaacaagatcctgactgatgttacagagtcaacctcagtggatgtgctgctgacaaacctcatcaaggggaaactgcttccctctgctcgcctctggataaccacacgacctgcagcagccaatcagatccctcctgagtgtgttgacatggtgacagaggtgagaggcttcactgacccacagaaggaggagtacttcaggaagaggttcagagatgaggagcaggccagcagaatcatctcccacatcaagacttcacgaagcctccacatcatgtgccacatcccagtcttctgctggatcactgctacagttctggagcatgtgttgaaaaccagtgagagaggagacctgcccaagaccctgactgagatgtacatccacttcctggtggttcagtccaaacaggggaacgtcaagtatcatgggagagctgagacagatccacactggactacagagagcaggaagatgattctctctctgggaaaactggcctttgaggagctggagaaaggcaacctgatcttctatgaagccgacctgacagagtgtggcattgatatcagagcagcctcagtgtactcaggagtgttcacacagatctttaaagaggagcgtgggctgaaccaggacaaggtcttctgctttgtccatctgagcattcaggagtttctggctgctgtttatgtcaTCGTCTCATTCATCGACTCTGGTGTCAATCTGCTGTCAGAAACTCAATCAACATCCAGAGACAAATCTCAGGTAAATCacctctaccagagtgctgtggacaaggccttacagagtccaaatggacacctggacttgttacTCCGCTTtctcctgggcctttcactggagaccaatcaaattctcctacgaggcctgctgacacagacaggaagtagctcacagaccaatcaggaaacagtccactacatcaaggagaagatcagggagaatccctctccagagagaaacatcaatttgttccactgtctgaatgagctgaatgactgTTCTCTattggaggagatccaacagtacctgagatcaggaagtctctccagagccagactctcccctgctcagtggccggctctggtcttcatcttactgtcatcagaagaagagctggacatgtttgacctgaagaaatactctgcttcagaggaggctcttctgaggctgctgccagtggttaaagcctccaataaatctGT gctgagtggctgtaatctgtcagagagaagctgtgaagctctggcctcagttctcagctcccagtcctctagtctgagagagctggacctgagtaacaacgacctgcaggattcaggagtgaagctgctctctgctggactgcagagtccacactgcagactggaaactctcag gctgtcaggctgtctgctcacagaggaaggctgtgcttctctggcctcagctctgagctccaacccctcccatctgagagagctggacctgagctacaatcatccaggagcctcaggagtgaagctgctctctgctggactggaggatccacactggagactggactctctcag tgtggaccatggtggagtgcagaGGCTGAAACCAGgtgtgaggaagt atgcctgtgaactcacactggacccaaacacagcaaacagaaagcTCTTCCTGTCTagagacaacagaaaggtgacgagggtgagagaggagcagcgatatcctgatcacccagagagatttgaccgCTGtcctcagctgctgtgtagaaatggtctgactggtcgctgttactgggaggtcgagaggaaaggaagggtttctataggagtgacttacagaggaatcagaaggagaggagagggtgatgaCTGCAGgcttggagggaatgaaaagtcctggagtctgatCTGCTCTGTTAACAGTTACTCTGTCTGGCACAATAACAGAGAAACATTcataccttcctcctcctcctctgactctgacagagtagcagtgtatctggactggcctgctggctctctgtccttctacagagtttcctctgacacactgatccacatccacaccttccactccacattcactgaaccactctaccctgcgttctggtgtgtgtggtttgattcctcagtgtctcttgtcagatag
- the LOC139908956 gene encoding uncharacterized protein LOC139908956 isoform X3, with product MNQSEEREEGLPPSKTTLSGEHDSQTKAKSPVQQERPDSPEPSCVSMKSDRSMKPPYNFKDGHHSAERKIQQERPDSPEPSCVSMKSDWSHHLLIDFKDGHRSAEQRVHHQRKEVPSGQSAQEHQTDLDSIFMLLEENIVTFVKNELKRVQRVLSPDYPECSEKQREDEEVVDSEEEEQRMSSREAFLEITVHFLRRMKQKELADFLQSKIFAPICHHQLKSNLKEKFQCVFEGIAKAGNPTLLNQIYTELHITEGGSGEVNDEHEVRQIEAASRKPVRPETPIKCEDSFKLVPGRDKPIRTVMTKGVAGIGKTVLTQKFSLDWAEDKANQDIQFIFPLTFRELNLLKGKKYSLLKLLHHFFNDTNESGICRFDKFQVVFIFDGLDECRLPLDFQNNKILTDVKESTSVDVLLTNLIKGKLLPSARLWITTRPAAANQIPPECVDMVTEVRGFTDPQKEEYFRKRFRDEEQASRIISHIKTSRSVHIMCHIPVFCWITATVLDHVLKTSERGDLPKTLTEMYIHFLVVQSKQGNVKYHERAETDPFWTTESRKMILSLGKLAFEQLEKGNLIFYEADLTECGIDIRAASVYSGVLTQIFKEERGLYQDKVFCFVHLSMQEFLAAVYVIVSFIESGVSLLSETQTASTSSKARDKSQVNHLYQSAVDKALQSPNGHLDLFLRFLLGLSLETNQTLLRGLLEKTGRSSQTNQETVQYIKEKIKENPSPERSINLFHCLNEMNDHSLVEEIQQYLRSGSLSRTRLSPAQWSALVFILLSSEEELDVFDLKKYSLASEEALLRLLPVVKASNKSVLSVCNLSERSCEALASVLNSQSSSLRELDLSNNDLQDSGVKLLSAGLESPHCRLETLRLSVCKLSERSCEALASVLSSQSSSLRELDLSNNDLQDSGVKLLSAGLESPHCGLETLRLSGCLLTEEGCASLASALSSNPSHLRELDLSYNHPGASGVKLVSAGLEDPHWRLDSLRLSGCNLSERSCEALASVLSSQSSSLRELDLSNNDLQDSGVKLLSAGLQSPHCRLETLRLSGCLLTEEGCASLASALSSNPSHLRELDLSYNHPGASGVKLLSAGLEDPHWRLDSLSVDHGGVQRLKPGVRKYACELTLDPNTANRKLFLSRDNRKVTRVREEQRYPDHPERFDRCPQLLCRNGLTGRCYWEVERKGRVSIGVTYRGIRRRGEGDDCRLGGNEKSWSLICSVNSYSVWHNNRETFIPSSSSSDSDRVAVYLDWPAGSLSFYRVSSDTLIHIHTFHSTFTEPLYPAFWCVWFDSSVSLVR from the exons AGTTCACCATCAAAGGAAAGAagttcccagtggtcagtctgcccaggagcatcaaacagacctggactccatatttatg CTTCTTGAGGAGAACATTGTCacttttgtgaagaacgagctgaaaagggtccagagggttctgagtccagattacccagaatgctcagagaagcagagggaggatgaggaggtggtggacagtgaggaggaagagcagaggatgagcagcagagaggcttttctggAGATCACTGtgcacttcctgaggagaatgaagcagaaggagctggctgactttctgcagagca aaaTTTTTGCTCCCATCTGCCATCATCAactcaaatctaatctgaaggagaagtttcagtgtgtgtttgaggggattgctaaagcaggaaacccaacacttctgaatcagatctacacagagcttcacatcacagagggagggagtggagaggtcaatgatgaacatgaggtcagacagattgaagcagcatccaggaaaccagtgagaccagaaacaccaatcaaatgtgaagataGCTTTAAACTCgtacctggaagagataaaccaatcagaacagtgatgacaaagggagtggctggcattgggaaaacagtcttaacacagaagttcagtctggactgggctgaagacaaagccaaccaggatatacagttcataTTTCCACTgactttccgagagctgaatctgctgaaagggaaaaagtacagcttgttgaaacttcttcatcacttctttaatGACACCAATGAATCAGGAAtttgcaggtttgacaagttccaggttgtgttcatctttgacggtctggatgagtgtcgacttcctctagacttccagaacaacaagatcctgactgatgttaaagagtcaacctcagtggatgtgctgctgacaaacctcatcaaggggaaactgcttccctctgctcgcctctggataaccacacgacctgcagcagccaatcagatccctcctgagtgtgttgacatggtgacagaggtgagaggcttcactgacccacagaaggaggagtacttcaggaagagattcagagatgaggagcaggccagcagaataatctcccacatcaagacttcacgaagcgtccacatcatgtgccacatcccagtcttctgctggatcactgctacagttctggaccatgtgttgaaaaccagtgagagaggagacctgcccaagaccctgactgagatgtacatccacttcctggtggttcagtccaaacaggGGAACGTCAAGTATCatgagagagctgagacagatccatTCTGGactacagagagcaggaagatgattctctctctgggaaaactggcttttgagcagctggagaaaggcaacctgatcttctatgaagccgacctgacagagtgtggcattgatatcagagcagcctcagtgtattCAGGAGTGCtaacacagatctttaaagaggagcgtgggctgtaccaggacaaggtgttctgctttgtccatctgagcatgcaggagtttctggctgctgtttatgtcaTCGTCTCATTCATCGAGTCTGGTGTCAGTCTGCTGTCAGAAACTCAGACAGCCTCTACATCATCTAAAGCAAGAGACAAATCTCAGGTAAATCacctctaccagagtgctgtggacaaggccttacagagtccaaatggacacctggacttgttcctccgcttcctcctgggtctttcactggagaccaatcagactctcctacgaggACTTCTGGAAAAAACAGGAAGgagctcacagaccaatcaggaaacagtccagtacatcaaggagAAGATCAAGGAGAATCCCTCTCCAGAAAGAAGCAttaatctgttccactgtctaaATGAGATGAATGACcattctctagtggaggagatccaacagtacctgagatcaggaagtctctccagaaccagactctcccctgctcagtggtcggctctggtcttcatcttactgtcatcagaagaagagctggacgtgtttgacctgaagaaatactcacttgcttcagaggaggctcttctgaggctgctgccagtggtcaaagcctccaataaatctGT gctgagtgtctgtaatctgtcagagagaagctgtgaagctctggcctcagttctcaactcccagtcctctagtctgagagagctggatctgagtaacaacgacctgcaggattcaggagtgaagctgctctctgctggactggagagtccacactgtagactggaaactctcag GCTGAGTGTctgtaagctgtcagagagaagctgtgaagctctggcctcagttctcagctcccagtcctctagtctgagagagctggacctgagtaacaacgacctgcaggattcaggagtgaagctgctctctgctggactggagagtccacactgtggactggaaactctcag gctgtcaggctgtctgctcacagaggaaggctgtgcttctctggcctcagctctgagctccaacccctcccatctgagagagctggacctgagctacaatcatccaggagcctcaggagtgaagctggtctctgctggactggaggatccacactggagactggactctctcag gctgagtggctgtaatctgtcagagagaagctgtgaagctctggcctcagttctcagctcccagtcctctagtctgagagagctggacctgagtaacaacgacctgcaggattcaggagtgaagctgctctctgctggactgcagagtccacactgcagactggaaactctcag gctgtcaggctgtctgctcacagaggaaggctgtgcttctctggcctcagctctgagctccaacccctcccatctgagagagctggacctgagctacaatcatccaggagcctcaggagtgaagctgctctctgctggactggaggatccacactggagactggactctctcag tgtggaccatggtggagtgcagaGGCTGAAACCAGgtgtgaggaagt atgcctgtgaactcacactggacccaaacacagcaaacagaaagcTCTTCCTGTCTagagacaacagaaaggtgacgagggtgagagaggagcagcgatatcctgatcacccagagagatttgaccgCTGtcctcagctgctgtgtagaaatggtctgactggtcgctgttactgggaggtcgagaggaaaggaagggtttctataggagtgacttacagaggaatcagaaggagaggagagggtgatgaCTGCAGgcttggagggaatgaaaagtcctggagtctgatCTGCTCTGTTAACAGTTACTCTGTCTGGCACAATAACAGAGAAACATTcataccttcctcctcctcctctgactctgacagagtagcagtgtatctggactggcctgctggctctctgtccttctacagagtttcctctgacacactgatccacatccacaccttccactccacattcactgaaccactctaccctgcgttctggtgtgtgtggtttgattcctcagtgtctcttgtcagatag
- the LOC139908956 gene encoding NACHT, LRR and PYD domains-containing protein 3-like isoform X1: protein MNQSEEREEGLPPSKTTLSGEHDSQTKAKSPVQQERPDSPEPSCVSMKSDRSMKPPYNFKDGHHSAERKIQQERPDSPEPSCVSMKSDWSHHLLIDFKDGHRSAEQRIQQERPDSPEPSCVSMKSDRSMIRPLNFKDKHPSENMIQQERPDSPEPSCVSMKSDRSMLLPIYFKRKHLSETRIQQERPDSPEPSCVSMKSDRSKRRCIDFKDGQHSAEQRVHHQRKEVSSGQSAQEHQTDLDSIFMLLEENIVTFVKNELKRVQRVLSPDYPECSEKQREDEEVVVDGEEDEQRRSSREAFLEITLYFLRRMKQEELADFLQSKAFAPICQRELKSDLKEKFQCVFEGIAKAGNPTLLNQIYTELHITEGGSGEVNDEHEVRQIEAASRKPVRPETTIKCEDSFKPLPGRDKPIRTVMTKGVAGIGKTVLTQKFSLDWAEDKANQDIQFIFPLTFRELNLLKGKKYSLVKLLHHFFNGTNESGICRFDKFQVVFIFDGLDECRLPLDFQNNKILTDVTESTSVDVLLTNLIKGKLLPSARLWITTRPAAANQIPPECVDMVTEVRGFTDPQKEEYFRKRFRDEEQASRIISHIKTSRSLHIMCHIPVFCWITATVLEHVLKTSERGDLPKTLTEMYIHFLVVQSKQGNVKYHGRAETDPHWTTESRKMILSLGKLAFEELEKGNLIFYEADLTECGIDIRAASVYSGVFTQIFKEERGLNQDKVFCFVHLSIQEFLAAVYVIVSFIDSGVNLLSETQSTSRDKSQVNHLYQSAVDKALQSPNGHLDLLLRFLLGLSLETNQILLRGLLTQTGSSSQTNQETVHYIKEKIRENPSPERNINLFHCLNELNDCSLLEEIQQYLRSGSLSRARLSPAQWPALVFILLSSEEELDMFDLKKYSASEEALLRLLPVVKASNKSVLSGCNLSERSCEALASVLSSQSSSLRELDLSNNDLQDSGVKLLSAGLQSPHCRLETLRLSGCLLTEEGCASLASALSSNPSHLRELDLSYNHPGASGVKLLSAGLEDPHWRLDSLSVDHGGVQRLKPGVRKYACELTLDPNTANRKLFLSRDNRKVTRVREEQRYPDHPERFDRCPQLLCRNGLTGRCYWEVERKGRVSIGVTYRGIRRRGEGDDCRLGGNEKSWSLICSVNSYSVWHNNRETFIPSSSSSDSDRVAVYLDWPAGSLSFYRVSSDTLIHIHTFHSTFTEPLYPAFWCVWFDSSVSLVR from the exons gatccagcaggagagaccagactcccctgaacccagttgtgtgtccatgaagagtgaccggtctaTGATTAGACCTCTAAATTTTAAAGATAAACATCCTTCTGAAAATAT gatccagcaggagagaccagactcccctgaacccagttgtgtgtccatgaagagtgaccggtctaTGCTGCTACctatttattttaaaagaaaacatctttctGAAACAAG gatccagcaggagagaccagactcccctgaacccagctgtgtttCCATGAAGAGCGACCGGTCTAAGCGTCGCTGTATTGACTTCAAAGATGGACAGCACTCTGCTGAGCAAAG agtTCACCATCAAAGGAAAGAGGTTTCCAGTGGCCAGTCTGCtcaggagcatcaaacagacctggactccatatttatg CTTCTTGAGGAGAACATTGTCacttttgtgaagaacgagctgaaaagggtccagagggttctgagtccagattacccagaatgctcagagaagcagagggaggatgaggaggtggtggtggatgGTGAGGAGGacgagcagaggaggagcagcagagaggcttttctggAGATCACACtgtacttcctgaggagaatgaagcaggaggagctggctgactttctgcagagca aagCTTTTGCTCCCATTTGCCAACGTGAACTCAAATCTgatctgaaggagaagtttcagtgtgtgtttgaggggattgctaaagcaggaaacccaacacttctgaatcagatctacacagagcttcacatcacagagggagggagtggagaggtcaatgatgaacatgaggtcagacagattgaagcagcatccaggaaaccagtgagaccagaaacaacaatcaaatgtgaagatagctttaaacccttacctggaagagataaaccaatcagaacagtgatgacaaagggagtggctggcattgggaaaacagtcttaacacagaagttcagtctggactgggctgaagacaaagccaaccaggatatacagttcataTTTCCACTgactttccgagagctgaatctgctgaaagggaaaaagtacagcttggtgaaacttcttcatcacttctttaatGGCACCAATGAatcaggaatctgcaggtttgacaagttccaggttgtgttcatctttgacggtctggatgagtgtcgacttcctctagacttccagaacaacaagatcctgactgatgttacagagtcaacctcagtggatgtgctgctgacaaacctcatcaaggggaaactgcttccctctgctcgcctctggataaccacacgacctgcagcagccaatcagatccctcctgagtgtgttgacatggtgacagaggtgagaggcttcactgacccacagaaggaggagtacttcaggaagaggttcagagatgaggagcaggccagcagaatcatctcccacatcaagacttcacgaagcctccacatcatgtgccacatcccagtcttctgctggatcactgctacagttctggagcatgtgttgaaaaccagtgagagaggagacctgcccaagaccctgactgagatgtacatccacttcctggtggttcagtccaaacaggggaacgtcaagtatcatgggagagctgagacagatccacactggactacagagagcaggaagatgattctctctctgggaaaactggcctttgaggagctggagaaaggcaacctgatcttctatgaagccgacctgacagagtgtggcattgatatcagagcagcctcagtgtactcaggagtgttcacacagatctttaaagaggagcgtgggctgaaccaggacaaggtcttctgctttgtccatctgagcattcaggagtttctggctgctgtttatgtcaTCGTCTCATTCATCGACTCTGGTGTCAATCTGCTGTCAGAAACTCAATCAACATCCAGAGACAAATCTCAGGTAAATCacctctaccagagtgctgtggacaaggccttacagagtccaaatggacacctggacttgttacTCCGCTTtctcctgggcctttcactggagaccaatcaaattctcctacgaggcctgctgacacagacaggaagtagctcacagaccaatcaggaaacagtccactacatcaaggagaagatcagggagaatccctctccagagagaaacatcaatttgttccactgtctgaatgagctgaatgactgTTCTCTattggaggagatccaacagtacctgagatcaggaagtctctccagagccagactctcccctgctcagtggccggctctggtcttcatcttactgtcatcagaagaagagctggacatgtttgacctgaagaaatactctgcttcagaggaggctcttctgaggctgctgccagtggttaaagcctccaataaatctGT gctgagtggctgtaatctgtcagagagaagctgtgaagctctggcctcagttctcagctcccagtcctctagtctgagagagctggacctgagtaacaacgacctgcaggattcaggagtgaagctgctctctgctggactgcagagtccacactgcagactggaaactctcag gctgtcaggctgtctgctcacagaggaaggctgtgcttctctggcctcagctctgagctccaacccctcccatctgagagagctggacctgagctacaatcatccaggagcctcaggagtgaagctgctctctgctggactggaggatccacactggagactggactctctcag tgtggaccatggtggagtgcagaGGCTGAAACCAGgtgtgaggaagt atgcctgtgaactcacactggacccaaacacagcaaacagaaagcTCTTCCTGTCTagagacaacagaaaggtgacgagggtgagagaggagcagcgatatcctgatcacccagagagatttgaccgCTGtcctcagctgctgtgtagaaatggtctgactggtcgctgttactgggaggtcgagaggaaaggaagggtttctataggagtgacttacagaggaatcagaaggagaggagagggtgatgaCTGCAGgcttggagggaatgaaaagtcctggagtctgatCTGCTCTGTTAACAGTTACTCTGTCTGGCACAATAACAGAGAAACATTcataccttcctcctcctcctctgactctgacagagtagcagtgtatctggactggcctgctggctctctgtccttctacagagtttcctctgacacactgatccacatccacaccttccactccacattcactgaaccactctaccctgcgttctggtgtgtgtggtttgattcctcagtgtctcttgtcagatag